GGCAGGGCGAAGCGTCGGGTTGGAACGATACGAATGAGGCTCCTGACGTGGAAGAAGCGCACTCCGGAGTTCGTTCTCTGCAGGCGCTCTACCAGCGCATGGCGTCGATGCCTGCCAATCGTCGTGGCTGAGGATAGCGCGGCAACTCTCCGACATGAAAAGCACTCCTATCAACTGCGCGCGCGTCGCACGGTGAGCCCGCCGCTTGCATACACAAGGAGAATTTCCATGGGCTTGAGAGACGTATTGATTGATGAGTTGCGCGACCTGTACAGCGCTGAAAACCAGCTGGTAAAAGCACTCCCCAAAATGGCCAAGGGCGCGAAAGATCCGTCCCTGAAGGCTTCGCTTTCGAACCACCTCGAAGAGACCAAGGGCCAGGTTCTTCGCCTGCGTCAGGCCTTTGAGATCCTCGGCAAGAAAGCAACGGGCGAGCACTGCAACGGTATGGAAGGCCTGATTGAAGAGGGTCAGGACGCCCTGGAGAAGGACGAAGAGGGTGCAACGCTCGACGTCTGCATCATCGGCGCAGCCTCTCGCGTAGAGCACTACGAGATTGCTGGCTACACCGCTTCGATCGAGATCGCCAAGGCACTTGGCGAACGCGATGTCGTTGCGCTGCTGACAGAGACGCTCAACGAAGAACTCGTCGCTTCCAAGACCCTCCAGGGTGCGGGCAAGGTGCTGATCAAGCAGTCTGCCGCGGACTCCAAGGTCAATGAGGACGGAGACAAAAAGCCGAAGTCGGCCAAGGAAAAGACCTCCGACAAGAAGAGCAAGGAAGACGAGAAAAAGGCATCGCCCAGCATCAGATAGTCGACGATCGCAGTTATGGAAAAATCGGCCTTCGCCACCTCTGGCGGAGGCCGCTTTCTTTGGTGTAGGGTTTGAAAGCGCTCACAGGATTCAGAACGAGTCGCAAGGAGATTTCCGATGAAGAAGATTTTGCTCGCCACAGTTCTTGGTTGTTGCGCGTTAGGTGCAGCCGCGCAGACCATGTCCACGACACACATGACGCAGGAGAAAGACAAGCAGGGCGCAGCCCTTCCCAGTCCTCGCATGGAAACCTCCGCCATGCTGGGCAAAGCAAAGATCACCATCAGCTATGGCTCGCCCAGCATCAAGGGCCGCGAGATGAGCACGCTCGTTCCCACGGGAAAGATCTGGCGTCTTGGCGCAAATGAGGCCACATCCCTGACTTCTTCGGGAGATCTGATGATCGGAACCCAGCACGTCCCGGCGGGCAGCTACACCCTCTTCATCATGCCCACGGAGACCGGCTGGATGCTCGCCATCAACAAGCAGACGGGCCAGTGGGGCCTGACTTACGACGAATCGCAGGATCTTGGACGTACCCCATTGAAGTCCGCAACGCTGCCCTCATCCCAGGAGAAGCTCTCGATCAGCATCGAAGACATCAAGGGCGGCATGGGTCAGCTTCACATCAAGTGGGGCACGGTGAATGCTTCCACGATGATCATGGCGCACTAGTTCTAAGAAGGTTCGGAAACGACGGCGAGCGGACGAACGTCCCTCGCCGTTTTCTGTTTAACCCAGCGAAAGAAAAAGGCGATCACCAGCATCAGCGCAGCGCCCGACGAGTCCAGCAGAACATCGCTTACCAGTCCTGTCCGGTTGGGGAGGAAGGACTGATGTACTTCGTCTAGGGCGGCAACAAGCATCGTGTTGAGAAGCGCCATCTGCAAAGCCCACCGCCAGCGCTCACGCCAGGCCTCCCAGGCAAAGCGAGGTTGCCACGTGCGCAACCAGGCGCGAAGCCACGCCAGCCCCTGCGCCCCATAGCCGAGGAAGTGGCCGGTCTTACGGAGGTGGTGGTGAATATGGTCCCACTCTCTATTCGTTACAACGCCAAAGAGGGCCTGCCAGATGGGGCGCAGGATGCGTCCCGTATGGTCGCCGCCAAAGCTCGCCGTCGACTCGCGCACGATAACAAGCAGCATCACTACAACCGGCCACCAGGTCGATACGAGGAAGCGTCTTCGCGACGGGGATTTTGCAGGGATAGGCATTCATTTCAGAGTAACCTGAAAGGCTTAAAAGCAGATCCCTTAGCGAAGGGATCTGCTTTACAAAAGAGGCGCACCCGAAGGTGCGCCTCTTCCGAAACAAGAAACGACTACGCTGCGGGCTCTTCGCCCAGCTCGCCGCCGCCATTTGCTTCCATCTGCTTCTGCAGTTCTTCGCGCTTCTTCGTGCGAGCATCTGCCTGCTTCTGGCGCTTCTCATCCAGTTCGGTCTCGGCTCCGAGGAGCTCAATGAAGGCCTTCTCGCCGCCATCGCCCTTGCGGAAGCCAGAGCGCGTGATGCGCAGGTAGCCGCCGTTGCGGTCGGTGTAACGGGGAGCGACCACAGCGAACAGACGCGTAACAGATTCCGGCGTCATCATGAACGCCAGTGCCTGACGGCGCGCATGTACGTCGCCGCGCTTGCCCAGAGTAATCATCTTCTCAACCAGGGGCCGTACTGCCTTGGCCTTGGTCACGGTGGTTTCGACGCGATCCTCGATCAGAACCGAGGTGACCAGGTTGCGCAGCAAAGCGCGACGGTGGCTGGGATTACGTCCGAGTTTGAATCCTGCATTGCGATGCCGCATGGCGTGTTCTCTCTTTAACTCAAAATTTCTGACTACTTAAAGCTTCGTGGCGGAGCAGACTTTCGCAGCCCGCTCCGCACACGTTTAGAAGTTTTCCGTCTCTGCCGCGCCGTCGAGTTCGAGGTCGTCTTCCACGTCATCGTCGTCTTCGTCGTCAAAGTTGCCGAAGCTGGCAGCAAGCGTCGCTGCCGGCAGAATGGAGGTCGGTCCGGGAACAGGGTTGCCGCTCTCGTCGATCTTCATGCCAAGCGAGAGACCCATCTGAGCAAGGATTTCCTTGATCTCGTTCAGGCTCTTGCGACCAAAGTTCTTGGTCTTCAGCATTTCGGCTTCGGTCTTCTGGATCAGCTCGCCGATGGTCGCGATGTTGGCGTTCTTCAGGCAGTTGTAACTGCGTACCGAAAGCTCCAACTCTTCGACCGAGCGGTTCAGGTTATCGTTGCGCATCGCCGGACCATCGTGCGAGCCATCCAGACCAGCTTCCATCTCCTCTTCAAAGTTGATGAAGATGGTCATATGGTCCTTGAGCAGCTTGGCCGAGAGGCCGAGGGCGTCCGCAGGAAGCACGGTGCCGTTCGTCCAGATCTCGATGGTCAACTTGTCGTAGTCGGTGATCTGACCGAGACGCGCTGCGTCCACGGTGTAGTTCACCTTACGCACAGGCGAGTGAACGGAGTCGACCGGAATGAATCCGATGCCGAGATCCGGATCAAAGTTCTTGTCTGCGGAGACATAGCCACGGCCGCGCTTCAAGCGCATCTCCATGTCCATCTTTCCACCCTCGGACACGGTCGCGATGTACACGTCCTTGTCGAGAATCTCTACATCGCCGTCAGCCTCGATCATGCCGGAGGTGACAACACCAGGCTGGTCGACGCGCAGGTACAGCGCCTTCGGGCCTTCGCCATTCAGTTTGAACGGGATCTGTTTCAGGTTCAGGATGATGTCGGTCGCATCTTCAACTACGCCAGTGATCGACTGAAACTCGTGCAGTACACCTTCGAGACGGACAGCTGTTACAGCTGCGCCTTCGATGGAAGAAAGCAGTGTGCGACGAAGACCGTTGCCGATCGTCGTTCCGAACCCGCGCTCGAACGGCTGCGCGCTGAACTTGCCATACTTCTCGGTGAGCGTTTCGCCCTCAACTGCAAGGCGCTTCGGTTTTTGAAAACCTCTCCAGAGCATTGTTCTTTTCCCTTTCCCTCTGCCCGTGCACATCTGCGAAGCATTCTGCAGAGGCCGAACTTCGGTCCGTACGGTTGGTGTTGCTCATGCTGCGAGCACAAGCCAGCGGGACAATACCCGCTGACTCGCTCGCTTACAAAATCGTTTACTTCGAGTACAGTTCGACGATCAGCTGCTCGTTGACCGGGAGCTGGATATCTTCGCGCTTCGGGAAGGCAATGACCTTACCGGAGTAGTTATCACGATCGATCTCAAGCCAGGTCGGCGTGCTCTGGGCAGCGGCGAAATCCTTCGCGCCCTCGGCAATCGTCAGCTTCTTCGACTTCTCACGGAGCTCGATGACATCTCCAACCTTCACCTGGAAGGAAGGAATGTTCACCTTGCGGCCGTTCACATTCACATGCCCGTGACGTACGACCTGACGCGACTGACGGCGTGCGATCGCAAATCCAAGACGGTAAACCACGTTATCCAGACGTGTCTCAAGCTGCTGCAGAAGCAGTTCGCCCGTGACACCGGTGCGGTTGGAAGCCTTCTCGTAGTACGCGCGGAACTGGGTCTCCAGCGTGAAGTAGATGCGCTTGGCCTTCTGCTTCTCGCGGAGCTGCAGGCCGTAGCCTACGATCTTCTTGGCGCGTGCCTGACCGTGC
This genomic stretch from Terriglobus saanensis SP1PR4 harbors:
- a CDS encoding ferritin-like domain-containing protein, producing the protein MGLRDVLIDELRDLYSAENQLVKALPKMAKGAKDPSLKASLSNHLEETKGQVLRLRQAFEILGKKATGEHCNGMEGLIEEGQDALEKDEEGATLDVCIIGAASRVEHYEIAGYTASIEIAKALGERDVVALLTETLNEELVASKTLQGAGKVLIKQSAADSKVNEDGDKKPKSAKEKTSDKKSKEDEKKASPSIR
- a CDS encoding DUF2911 domain-containing protein; its protein translation is MKKILLATVLGCCALGAAAQTMSTTHMTQEKDKQGAALPSPRMETSAMLGKAKITISYGSPSIKGREMSTLVPTGKIWRLGANEATSLTSSGDLMIGTQHVPAGSYTLFIMPTETGWMLAINKQTGQWGLTYDESQDLGRTPLKSATLPSSQEKLSISIEDIKGGMGQLHIKWGTVNASTMIMAH
- a CDS encoding VanZ family protein; translation: MPIPAKSPSRRRFLVSTWWPVVVMLLVIVRESTASFGGDHTGRILRPIWQALFGVVTNREWDHIHHHLRKTGHFLGYGAQGLAWLRAWLRTWQPRFAWEAWRERWRWALQMALLNTMLVAALDEVHQSFLPNRTGLVSDVLLDSSGAALMLVIAFFFRWVKQKTARDVRPLAVVSEPS
- the rplQ gene encoding 50S ribosomal protein L17, translated to MRHRNAGFKLGRNPSHRRALLRNLVTSVLIEDRVETTVTKAKAVRPLVEKMITLGKRGDVHARRQALAFMMTPESVTRLFAVVAPRYTDRNGGYLRITRSGFRKGDGGEKAFIELLGAETELDEKRQKQADARTKKREELQKQMEANGGGELGEEPAA
- a CDS encoding DNA-directed RNA polymerase subunit alpha, producing the protein MLWRGFQKPKRLAVEGETLTEKYGKFSAQPFERGFGTTIGNGLRRTLLSSIEGAAVTAVRLEGVLHEFQSITGVVEDATDIILNLKQIPFKLNGEGPKALYLRVDQPGVVTSGMIEADGDVEILDKDVYIATVSEGGKMDMEMRLKRGRGYVSADKNFDPDLGIGFIPVDSVHSPVRKVNYTVDAARLGQITDYDKLTIEIWTNGTVLPADALGLSAKLLKDHMTIFINFEEEMEAGLDGSHDGPAMRNDNLNRSVEELELSVRSYNCLKNANIATIGELIQKTEAEMLKTKNFGRKSLNEIKEILAQMGLSLGMKIDESGNPVPGPTSILPAATLAASFGNFDDEDDDDVEDDLELDGAAETENF
- the rpsD gene encoding 30S ribosomal protein S4, with protein sequence MARYTGAVCRLCRRDGVKLFLKGTRCFSDKCAIEKRNFPPGQHGQARAKKIVGYGLQLREKQKAKRIYFTLETQFRAYYEKASNRTGVTGELLLQQLETRLDNVVYRLGFAIARRQSRQVVRHGHVNVNGRKVNIPSFQVKVGDVIELREKSKKLTIAEGAKDFAAAQSTPTWLEIDRDNYSGKVIAFPKREDIQLPVNEQLIVELYSK